In Vespula pensylvanica isolate Volc-1 chromosome 2, ASM1446617v1, whole genome shotgun sequence, the genomic window AAACatcaaaaatttgatttaacgTATGCCTTTGGCACATTGAATGAATATTCCTGAATCTCGTATTGCTTGGTCCGTGATTAACGAATTATCGTCGTATTGTGTGTTCGTGCGTACAAATAATTAGCCTCAGATTATatcaaaacgaataaataaatattacaaaataatgacTCTTCCGTAAGTTATTTTTAACGAGTCGCATAATTTTGACGTTTCTCCGTAATTGGATTTCTtgttatatcctttttttttttttctttttatttttatttaatttttgtttccacGATAGCGTATTTGTGTAGAGAACCAATCAAACGTACGaccttaaaaataaaaaacatttccaTTCGGTTCACTAATTTTAatagagaatattattatattcgcgACGATTACTAAGAACAAGAAGCATCGTGAATTCGATTTTGATTAGCGCGATATTAGACACAAACGAGAGTTATCACGGTAGAGACATGGATCGATCATGAAAGATCTTTCAATCTTGGAACTCACAGTGCCaagctcgatcgatcgatcgaccaatCAAGCTAATTCCAACTAATTCGCAAGAAGCACAATAGCATTGTGAACGAAGGGACGAGAATTGAACTCGAAGCCGACTTCGGGGCTTCTTGAGCGAGTCTTTCATTACTCGCCGCTAACGTGGCAGTTTTTTCTGTCTTGAATGCTCGTACGTTGGGTATGTCTGGTAAAGAAGATTGACAGACCAAGTGGAGAGTTCCTCCAGGAAAGTGTTGCCGTTCCAAACGCAAAGAGAAACTCAATTGTGAGACTGATATCAGGATTTCTTCGTTGTGTCCAGTAGTTGGTAAATCCGTCGTTATCGCTCTGTCTACCTGTTGTCGAGATAAAAATCACAATGCTATGTATGTtcaaacggagagagaaaacaaaaataaaattaaacgagaaaataaaacgagaaaggaaaaaaggaaaaaaaaaagaaagcagtaATATCTCTCGGAATACGATCGGAATAATCTttaagaaagatttaaaacaCGATGAACGATaggatcgataataataattccagTCTCGTTAATTTACTTgattaaaacaaaagagaaacgaaggattatatatatatatatatatatatatatatatatatatatatatagaaggattataaatatattcagaaTATCAATGTTGCGGTTTTAGGTCGgtcgattgaaaatttatgaCATTGTTACAAGAGCATATAGATGTACAGTAGTAAAGTATGCCGTTGGACGGGTGCAATGGAAATTGCGATTGTGCACAAATCACGTTAGATTTAGGTACTTTGGCAATACGCCAAAGGCAATTGTGGTGCTTAAAGCGTAACATGAAAAATCGTATCTGTTTTCGCGAATAGAGCAAAGGGATGAAGTTATTTGTGAAGCGATAAGAGCGTTAAGTTCAAGCATGGccaatatatctattttacgataattttatgtatcttcgaattttcttcgaaatatcttCTCGAAGTTTCACTCATTTCTACAGCCTTCAaacgatcaaatattttttgggGCGTAAGTCGATTGCGCTTAACACAGGTACAACCATGTAATTCGCGTTTTTCTAAGGACTGCACTTTTGTGACGTGACGCGTTTTCTTTAGACATTAACGACGCTTGACTCACCTCTTTGCCATTCAGAATAAAGGTTAGCACTGCTCGTGGGTAACTCAACGCAGATGTGCACGCAGCTTCCAGGACCTCACCGATCTTATAATAAGGTCGAAAGCCGTCAAGAACAGGCGGTTTTGTCGGTAGCACTGCGACGCTCATATTTGCCTCGGCATATGTCATACGAAAACTCGGAGCCTCCGAAGACACCTCGCATCCATAAGATCCggtaagatttattttttctgtcgATTTCAGGAAAGTCAtgtcatatttttaatctccCACGTGtcactatttcttttttatttatgataaaatatcggTAATATATAGTTACGCAAACTCggacatttaattatttataccgatagaaatattcataaatgtatatcgatcatttattttacgataatggataccattaattaacaaaaagacTGATCAAACAAGTAGAAgtaaaactaatatatatggtaaatatcaaagaaaatttgaaatttcctTCTCCGTTCTATtccgaatattttattaaaggaCACGAAAATATCAtcctttcattttaataattcgattacATACCTCTGCGATTGTTCGATTGTCCCAGTAATTTCACTTGTCGTCCATTGCTCTGAGCAATATCCACGACGATGCCTTCGACGTGAAAATATTCGCTAACTGGCTCTGAACTCGGCATAAATCTGAAGAATTCGACTCCATCCTTGAACCATTTCACTGAATAAAGATCCTTACCACCTAGATCGTATTCGCATTGCAAGGTGACTTCTTCCCATCTTGGGTCCGCAAACATTGGCACGTCCAGTCTCACTATTTTTGGTTCTTGCCCTGAAATAATCGACAACACGCGAGAATTATGATCCGCTCGTGCGTGAAAAATATAGCCGAATCTGTTCCGAGTCGACTCATGAAAATGCTTTCGATAACACGTGGTGCAACGATCCGAACGATCGTTATTCTAGTCGgtcttttaataaaacaatgttTACGACGATAATCCTTGTACGTTGATTCCTACGAAACATTATGTTATTCAATAAATGCCTAGTTTCAAAATATTCCTTTCAAATTATTCATATCTATCTTAAAAcgtcgttcgataaaatcatttttatcttacgtataaattattacttcgatataatcttttattcaCAATTTCacctatatagatataattcgataattataaaagtgatCCATGTTAAATTGCAGCAATGCGTTTAACTTAATGATCATTTCTGATTCCGATTGCAATTAAAATTAcaggaaaaaattatttctcaagaATGAACATTTACCACATAgtatttacttttcttgttcgttatcattataaaaaataattttcacatGGCAATTATTTATACTCCTTACGAGTACGAGgcaaaaaagtgaaaaaaacattaaacaaATAGGTTAATGAGAATCTTACCCAAGTAATACGTGAGAGAACATATTTGCTACGTAGACTTTTGTAGGTGCTTTTACGTTGTTATATTGtaaatgtttcattattaatcCGTTATACGATCGCATAATCTCTTGAAAACGTTTATGTTAAACCGACCGAGATCTGTGATAGGCGTTCGAGCATAAAGCTTTACTACACATTTACTAAAACGCACTGACCGATTCAAATGTGGAAACGAAAATACGGTGAACGATTGCCCCCGCGTTTTTCTGCGATTTGAGAATTTTAACGAGACCTACTCGAGCTACTTTTTCAAGCGTATCGCCCCACTTGTGAGAATTATTTCCATCCCTCGTTGTGCAAAAATTCTATGTGCGGAAATTTCCTATAAGAGAATTAGAAAGCTGAAGATCTCGACTAATAAAGATCAatgtacgaagaaaaagtaaaaaaaaagaatatgtacaataataagataaattttcgatcgtgTCTCCAACTATTGTCTAAATAACAAGATCCCATTTACCCTCGAACCGATTAATATCTctcatttatacattttacgtTGTTAACTTCGAACGATGCACGTTCAaacgttcgtttaaaaaagatagacaatTAGTAAATTCAatctgaaatgaaaatattctcgtAGGAAGATCGAATGCAAAGtgggaataagagagagagagagagagagaaaaaaggaatatgggattaaaaataatataaatttttgttcgagTCATTTACGGATTGATCGTTCGACGGAAGAACATTAATGTATTTATCGTGCACCAATCGTCGCTCAGCGGTTGCCGCAAACAtcgttgtaattaaaaatattcgtttaacCAACCGTACGTGTAATTATCGCCGTCGAAATCGTGTATTCAACGGGTCGAAGCGTGTTGCGCAGAGTATAAAATGCAAAAGAGGGGAAGACCGACGGACGTTGGAACGAAATGTTGGTCCGAGAGTTGAGAGGGGGTTGTTGCAGCAAACATTCATTAAGATCTTTCCTGGTGGTGTTCTATAGCGATCGATAGaatgcaaaatattttttgcttgTTATTCGACAAGAAAATTGGGCGAAACtttgttgaattatttatacgtttataacatttttcgtTAGGATCTTTTTATCCAGAcattttttctcgcttttgccagaaatataaaagtaaagaaaggatCCATCCAATTTCATGACGTTTCATAGTAAATTATTAgcaacgtacatacacatacacgtttATATCTACGTACACGCATTCGGAAAAGTGTAAATAAGTATGTAATtgcattatttcattatttctcgtTGATACAACGTTTTAATCCCAATCGGTCGTAACGAATATATGTTTCTTAGCGAATAGACAAAGATACAGAATAATTGCTGCGTAATAATTAACCAAAGGCACTTTTCTGTTTATAAATGCTTCCGTACTTTGTGATTCGATAATAACCAACAGCAGAATTTTCCGAAACAAAAGGATAGAAGATGAAGAGCCTTTTATAATAGCTTTCTTTCGTGATGCCGCATTTACTAGTACAGTGGTCCATTCTTACGATGATACTACACTGAATTCCCTATGGTTTGGTGGTAATTTGACCAGAGGCTTCGCGGAACAATAACGagagtttttaaataattcgttGCCTTTTCAGGACCTTTGTGTTGGTACAAGCGGTAGTTAACTGCGATACAATAGGGTCCACCCCTTCCAGCTTTAGGTCCGTTACAAAGTCCTTAGGGTGTACGGGAACGTATACTATATTTGGAAGttcattttgataaattaataaagctGGCTACCCCTCAAGAATGATGTTTGCACATCACttgaaaatacgaaaatggttaatatgtatttattatctacTCGGCCATTATCTTCTATAGAGAATATTATGAAcgtaatacaatatatatatatatatatatatatatatatatatatatatcttccgACATTATTACAATTCAGTTAATGAACTGACGATCAAGACAAATAATAACTCAAATAGTACGCAAACCGTATGTACGaacatatgtatctacatcTAATACAATGCATCATTTGTATCAACAACTACAAGCGTTAGATCCTTGTGCATCAAATCGTCTTCCAATTAACGTAATGGTCGAGACTAACAAATATTGTAAACTGCATGTATTCCTATTTTGCGCCGTATAACgattatacgatatttattttactgaTTTGCgataaaataaggaaaaaagtgTTATGGAATATGCGAAAATCGATAGGAAAAATTTTGTTGTCTACGTTTCTCTGTTATCTAGAATTACTGctactaataaaaaataaatgaataaataaataaaaaacaaacagaaagaggaaaacagaaagaaaattatgctGATTCATTATAGCTCgccaaattaatttttttttttatcttaaccATGATGAGATATGCTACGTAATATGATCCATATTATTTCCTaccatatttttatacatgtcCAAGAAACTATTACGTTTCTTATAACTGTGCATGATACAAAAAATTCTCGGATTAACAGGACAAAAAGCGTTTACGTTTTACTGTCTCTTATGACATTCACTTATATTCTTGTATGTGTATTATTTACTTGCTCAATTTCCTATGTTCATTTTACTTTCGGTAATcgttataattacatattcaCGTTCGTTCAAAGTACTTAAGCGAAGTTCGAAGTAGATCATATTCGACGTTAAACTTAATTCCTCTACTAGTAAAGTAAAACTATACAGCTTATTAAAAGTTATGTTACTACATATTATACACTTTATTCTACAAGCCGTGCTAGTTCGGCAAGGATAACGATCGTTGCGTCGGTTATCGttcataattaattgttttacttgaaagagaagaaaactcTGAATATATCTCTTGTATTTACCaacgagaaattattttacttttatctcttctttattcCACCCAATTCGAAAATGCTGAAGACAAACATTTTgcttaccttctctctctccctctctctctctctctctctctctctttatatatagtctttatctttctctttaatttgatcatcctttctttttcttttcttctactcttccttcttcactttctatctctgttcgGAACAGTAGATGGGTTCTTGGCGTACCAATTACGCTGGCAATTAGTTTAATAATCAccagattaattaatatgccACGCGACGGGCCAGAGGACGGAAGACAATGGTTCTCCAACGCGATCCGCCTTCCTGTCGCGTTTGCTCTGGCGTTATACTAAAAGAgatgaatagagaaagagaaagagagagagactcagTGAACGAGTGAACGAATGAGTGAGAAGCTTCAAATCGTTTCTTCATTAAACGTAGATACTAATGCGACAAGAATATTGAGAgtcttttaaatttaaagaattttgatTTACTTCATTTCCTTAAAATGATATACTTTGATGCTTTGATATTGGAAGTTAACGTCGTACTGTACGATATTAAGGCCTCGTTATGTATACAACTGAGTTTAAATTGTCAACATACAAATAATGTTTTTGTTTCGGAAATAACCTTTACTTGAAAATACGTAGATCGATTTTACGTAGTATATAACACGTACGTAAATAAACACGTAATGATCGGGGCAGCTCGTTCACGAAAAGatttcaaaacaaaattaagaaaaaaaattagtaataataataagaacctTGATGTCGTGAGATCATGCGAGAAAACGCCCCGAGATAATTTAAGTTCGCTTTGCAAAAGTTCTtcaaactttttcttcgtaaacgtTTTCGAGTTTCACGATGGTAAAGGTAGATgtaaaaacgtagaaaaataattaagcatatataatatatatgtatatatatatatatatatatatatatatatatatatatatattgctgcTTGTGCGtcgaattttaaaaataagtttaatatcgaaaaataattaaaatacgaaagaaaattacattatcgTGATACGTAATAAGTTCGAATTTTacctacatacacatatacgtacgtcaCGATGCAACAATAGCTTTACCTAAAGTTTCCTTcctcgtttcctttcttttcttttttttttttcttcccttttcgtttttccattATTCTCTTCCAGTTTACACTTAGCCGGATCAAATACGAGCGCAACTATAGCGCAACGGGTAACCACTGTTAACGGTGTTATTTGTTCGCTAATTAATCGACCAATAAATTCGGCGAAAGGGAAAGAGTGACGGAGAGCTCGTTGCTTTGACCGTTTCAGCTCTCTGTGTGTACGTTAGCTCTCGAGTGTCGACGTATAGTACGACGAAAAGCGATAGGTTACGAGAGAACTAGAGAGGGGGGTATGAGGGTAGGAGAATGAGGgaaggagaatgaaagagagagagagagagagagagagagggtagtaGAGTACGAGGGTAGCACGTTTATTCGTTCACTTGCCATCGTCGCGCGTTCCAACGATTTGCTTTCCATGCGTTCCTGCTTGATCCTAACCTTTCCCTcttgatcttcttttttagttcGAATGCGATTGGAATCTCGTGTTCTCGTCGCCACGAGCCATTTTTTACAAACGAACCCATTCGTCGAATCCGCGATAGCTTATcacgatatctctctctttcttgttttgcGCTTTCCCTTGTGCATTCTCCACCTtcccctcctttctcttctcttcccttttcattctccctttctttctctctctctctctctctctctctctctctctctttccctttctctctctctcttcctccctctctccgtTCTTCTTCACTGAATATTCCGATCGAGTAGAAGCGATCTCAACTTTTTTACGTTAACTCTAATGATAGCGTTTAATCGATGGCTGCGCGTTGAATACGAAAAATGTGGGACTCGATCTCGCCAGTCGATTCGtttgctcttttttcgttttattcgtgaGCTTTTACGAAGCAGTCAAATCAGCCGTGATTAAACCTTATCATTTATCTCGTCTTCGTACTATACGTAtcctttataaagaaaaatgtgaaatttctttgaaattccaTTGGTAAAATAAGTTAATGAatagaaatcgataaattactgtctctctctctctctctctctctctctctctctctctctctctctctctctctctctctctttctctctttctctctacaataatttcatttttatctctcttcctatatcgtattttttttctccttttttttttcaaatgtttcaaaatatattcgagCAAAATCAATTTCCAGAGTTTCAAGTTGTTCGTTTTCGAAGCGACGTGAACGCTTCAAGCGTCGTCAGTTCCGgtgaaagacaaaaagagaaagaaatagagggagggagggagagagagagagagagagagagagagagagagaggaaaagagaggaagagagagaatgcgaaTGCTTCGAGCGTCGTCAGCTTCAataagagacaaagagaaaaagagaataagagaaacagagaaagagagaaagagaaagagagagaaagagagagagattttattGACGCAAATTGGCCGAAATTTCGTAATCGTTTGTTGAAAGCCTATGCTCGTATTCTACCAGTGTTGGTGCCTAGTGGTTTACGAGAGATGTGGGCGGGTCAGGAAGTCAAGTGGTCAGTCGCcatatcttcttcttgtttcttgttCTTACTAAGACCTCGCAAGACTCGTCAAGGGGACTCTTTAACGCCACGCTCACACTAAATCCTCTAATATGTACGCGTATTCCACTTACTCTTCCACCACACTACTATAAATGCGCGAGTATTATTTCTCCGCTTTGTCCTACGCAAgcacatttttttaattcagcTAACCAGCTGCACGAGAAACGTTGTTAACGCTCGCGCATCTTATGGACGAAGAAGGACAATACTCTTCTTCTAACTTACTCGAAAACATAATAAAGCGAGATTCTTCTTAAAACTTTTTATCTACGTCGTCCTGGTTTAGAGAaaagtagattttttttttttttcttattattcttctttgtttctctcttcatcttctttcgaattaataaaaataacatacaGAATATTGGATTCAATTTCATGATTTAATGCTGTTATTTGTTCTTACGTATTCACGTATGTTCGTCCGATGGATATTAcagattttttcttctgttttttttttttttgttaataaaaatcgataaagaaagagagagataaaagaaaaaatatcatatagcttaatatttgttttttcattcttacgtCATCATGCTATGAGGCATGTTAATAGATCAGagatttttgataaaaatcaacggacagaaatagaaaaaaaaatagagatagagatcgaAGAAGGAATATCACatgtaatttttctattcttatgtCATCACATCGACTATGTGacatgttaattaaaattaattattcgaaagtagaaatttattcggaaatcatacattttcttcgattccGTTTTCGCATTAATATTACcaaatgcatatatgcatgttATACATTTCCTTTCCTAATAATTTATCGCAGACGTTAAATTGGTAATGAAGTAGCGCGTTCGTACATAGATTAAATTGTAATTTACGAGTAGAATACGTGCATGAAATTTGCGTCTATTGAAGTGTGAAGTTTactcacttttctcttttactgttttgtttttgtatttatatattcaagataatattaaaattgaaacgaaaattataattcatcAATTAATTGTATGttttaatttcaatcaattcgatatcattattcttttaataagtTAATTGCGTTATATCATAAAGTGAAATAGATAGAAGttaatctaagaaaaaaaaataaacaaaattcttaAGTAATTTCTCTATTACTCTTATTGGCTGACTGTAACAGTTTTTACGATTTAAAGTAAGTAGTATTCTACAAATCATTACTCCTCATTGATTTCAATAGAGATGTCGTTATCAAGGATAACAAGCGTTTATTGAaagataattgataaataaaaatcgaactaATAAATTGACATTCCTATTTTATTACGACTAGTTAAAGTGCAATTGATTATTTTGtcgtttgttattaattaagaattgaatatttttgtttaaagcCAACACATATATCcagttagaaagaaattaattttatgaatagGATAAAAGATTACTATTTTTGATATACTCCTACTTCCTATGAATACTCCTATTCGTGTATAATCCAACGAATGCAAAAACATAAAGACACAAAGAAGACGCATACATCGTATTTATCAAATGCATTATCTAATGAACTCTAGGACGGAAACGTCAAAGAAATACGTCTAATTCATAGTATTTGtacgtataaaagaaagaaggaatatcAAGATAAATGCAGATTCTATTATTCGCAACAACCACGTATTTGAATTCTTTCAATATAAGACATCACGAAGAAAGGAATCATACATTAAAGTAGACGACGTTAATTATCTCGACTAACATCGAGATATTCTAATTGAAAAGTTTCTTGTCGCACAAAGAGTTATTTTTCAGttttacgtaataaaatattgcacGACTTAATACACAGGTTAATACACGCAATATCGAAATagggaaaaatatatattcatacactGTAATTCCATCGAAATGAACGAGCAATCATCGAAGAAATTCGTTCAGATggaaaaaggggagagaaaaaaagaaaagagaaaaaaaagaggacaaagggaaggaaaaatgaaaatgaccAAATGGTCGAGTGAAATCGTAATCGAGTAGACGAGTAATAGAAAGGTAATGAAAGAGTGCGATAAGAATGAAGGGAACAGTGGAAAGTGGTTGatgaaaaggtaaaagaatgatctaagaaaagagagaagtagcaAGGGATGAGCTCGTTCGATAATTGGTTCTCAAAGTagccctttctcttctctatctctttcttaccTTCTATCATCGGTCATGGTATTCCAGCCACGGGCTATGCATTAATTCGGGAACGATCCCGCGGGAGGAATAAGAAATGCTGTTATAAGCAAGGAGCACGTTGCAACCagctctatctctttcattccctctttctcctcttcctcataCCCTTATCCTTCTACGGATAATTGCTTACGAGTTTACCCACTGTCTAGATCTCATCAGGCCTCTTCTACCTCCCTTTCTTCCCTACCAgattctccatctctctctctctctctctctctctctctctctctctctctctctctctctctctctctctctctctctctctctctctctctctctctctcctcacaCTCTTTATCTATCGTACTCTCGGCCTCGTTTCTCGTCCTACGTGCTGCCAACGACAACACGTGGCTACTACTATCACGCGTCCACCCTGTTTTGCAGATGCAGCTGCGACCCGCGATGCAGATGCAGATGCCCCAAGGGACTCTCGAGAAATTGGCTCCTACTATCGGAGAGGCTCTAATGTCTTACGCAATAATTAATTCCAATATTCTAGAACAACTGTAAAACAACGCTATAGAAAAAACCAACGAAGTTAAGGTTTCCATGTAATTCGTTCATTTCCTACTCGTTTCatcttgaattttaatttgacTTTAAaattcgtccgttcgttcgtt contains:
- the LOC122637485 gene encoding uncharacterized protein LOC122637485 isoform X2, whose product is MSTYLIFNQLRIIHPQFRPKSRTSVLEPSQNFFSRQEPKIVRLDVPMFADPRWEEVTLQCEYDLGGKDLYSVKWFKDGVEFFRFMPSSEPVSEYFHVEGIVVDIAQSNGRQVKLLGQSNNRREKINLTGSYGCEVSSEAPSFRMTYAEANMSVAVLPTKPPVLDGFRPYYKIGEVLEAACTSALSYPRAVLTFILNGKEVDRAITTDLPTTGHNEEILISVSQLSFSLRLERQHFPGGTLHLVCQSSLPDIPNVRAFKTEKTATLAASNERLAQEAPKSASSSILVPSFTMLLCFLRISWN
- the LOC122637485 gene encoding uncharacterized protein LOC122637485 isoform X1 codes for the protein MNHSRVQVRKWAATSVGESCSRCGKCLTKMQLVLLAVLLYSSPTTGQEPKIVRLDVPMFADPRWEEVTLQCEYDLGGKDLYSVKWFKDGVEFFRFMPSSEPVSEYFHVEGIVVDIAQSNGRQVKLLGQSNNRREKINLTGSYGCEVSSEAPSFRMTYAEANMSVAVLPTKPPVLDGFRPYYKIGEVLEAACTSALSYPRAVLTFILNGKEVDRAITTDLPTTGHNEEILISVSQLSFSLRLERQHFPGGTLHLVCQSSLPDIPNVRAFKTEKTATLAASNERLAQEAPKSASSSILVPSFTMLLCFLRISWN